The nucleotide sequence ATAAAACCATAACCTTTTTGGTTACTAAACCACTTTACTGTTCCTTTTGCCATTATTTAACCTCCTTTCGCAATCTTTGAGTATAACCCTAATTCTGAAGTTGTAAACTTTTTGATTAGAACTAGGGCAATAATGGCGTACAAACTAAAAAAACCATCTGAGCAAATCTTTCTACCCAAACGGCTTCAAGTTTCCCTCTCCCTATTAACTCAAACATATTATGATTTATAAAAAATATTTTGTCAATAAAATAAATTTTTATACTGGCCATATCCCTCTTTTTCAAGATCTTCTTTTGGGATAAATCGAAGTGCCGCTGAATTAATACAAAATCTCTGGCCATCTGGTTCAGGCCCATCTGAAAAAACATGGCCAAGATGAGAGTCGCTTTCTTTGGCCTTAACTTCTGTCCTTTTCATAAAAAGACTGTTGTCTTGTTTTTCAATAATTTCATTTTTATCGATAGGTTTCTTGAAACTTGGCCAACCCGTTCCAGAATCAAACTTATCGACCGACGCAAACAAAGGTTTGCCTGTAACAACATCAACATAAATTCCATCTTTCTTGTTATCCCAATATTCATTTTGAAATGCCGGCTCAGTTGCATTCATCTGGGTGACATTGTACTGCATTGGCGTAAGTTTCTTTTTTAAGTTACCAGTGCTGCTTTTTTCTGAATTAAAAGTTTTTTTTGACGAAAGTGGACAAATCGGTGTTTCCTTGTATGGTTGCCAGGTATTTTCTAAAAAACTTTTTCTTCCAGACCCTTCTTTATACGCATTATAATGAATTGGGTTCTTTTTATAATAATCTTGATGATATTCTTCGGCTGTATAAAAAGGTCCTGCTTCGATAATTTTCACGGCAATAGGCGTGTCGAATATTTTCAATTCACCCAAATGTTTTTTTGACATCTCGGCTAATTCTTTTTGTTGCGGCGTCAAATAAAGAATAGCCGTTTGATATTGACTTCCTTTGTCAGAAAATTGTCCTTGAGAATCAGTAGGATCAATATTCTTCCAGAAAATATCAAGAAGCTTAGCGTAATCAATTTTTGCAGGATTATAAGTAATCTCAATGGCCTCCAGGTGTCCAGTTTTTCCTGTCGAAACTTGGGCATAGCTTGGATTCTTACTTTGCCCACCAACATAGCCCGAAACAACATCAATAACGCCATCGATAGACTCAAACGCTGATTCCATGCACCAAAAACATCCGCCTGCGAATATTGCTTTTTCAGTTTTTTCAGCGAAAGAATTATTAGTCATAAGAATTAAAGAAATGATTGTTAGTAAATATATTTTTTTCATGCGATTAAAAATGCATCTTTATATATGCTGATATGCCATCCAACATAAGCTGAACGCCAATCGCAGCAACAACGAGTCCTGTGATGCGGATAAGCGCGCCCATAAGATTATATCGTTTCAAAACTTTGCCAATAGCACGTGCATAAAACATAACACAAAAATTAATTGCAACAGCAATAACAATACAGACTAAAGTTACCAACATTCCATATTGAGACGGAAAAGATACGGCCGCTGTAATGGTCGCAGGGCCTGCAATCATAGGTGATGCCAAAGGAACAATCGAAGCATCCTCTAGCTTTTGATTGGCAGTTGTTTCAAAAAACAAACCTTTATTTAAAGCTTGAAATCCGCGAAATAAAAGAATAAAACCACCAACAATTTGTAAAGAATAAATATCAATTCGAAAAATTGCTTTTAAAAGAAAATCTCCAATTAACGTAAACGATATTAAGATAGCTGCGGCAATAATCGTGGATTTAATAATAACACGATTAAGCTCACCCTTTTTTGTTTCTTGGGAAAAAGTTGAAATAATAAAGATTTTACTAATCGGATTAATCAGTGCAATCAAGGCAAGCGTACAATTCAGATATAGATTCATCAGAATCTCCTTTAAAATAAAAACTATACAATATTTGCAAAACCCATAAAAGCTAGCGCAAGAAGCCCAGCAACAATAAGCGAGATGGGAACGCCTTTCATGGATTCAGGTATGTCTAAGAGCTCTAGTCGCTCTCGAATTGATGAGAAAATAACAATAGCAAGCGTAAAACCAATAGCATTAGCAATAGCAAAAACTGTACTTTCCATTAAATTATAATCTTTTCGAACAACAAGAATAGCAACGCCAAGGATTGTGCAATTTGTTGTAATAAGCGGCA is from Candidatus Omnitrophota bacterium and encodes:
- a CDS encoding MarC family protein; translated protein: MNLYLNCTLALIALINPISKIFIISTFSQETKKGELNRVIIKSTIIAAAILISFTLIGDFLLKAIFRIDIYSLQIVGGFILLFRGFQALNKGLFFETTANQKLEDASIVPLASPMIAGPATITAAVSFPSQYGMLVTLVCIVIAVAINFCVMFYARAIGKVLKRYNLMGALIRITGLVVAAIGVQLMLDGISAYIKMHF
- the msrB gene encoding peptide-methionine (R)-S-oxide reductase MsrB translates to MTNNSFAEKTEKAIFAGGCFWCMESAFESIDGVIDVVSGYVGGQSKNPSYAQVSTGKTGHLEAIEITYNPAKIDYAKLLDIFWKNIDPTDSQGQFSDKGSQYQTAILYLTPQQKELAEMSKKHLGELKIFDTPIAVKIIEAGPFYTAEEYHQDYYKKNPIHYNAYKEGSGRKSFLENTWQPYKETPICPLSSKKTFNSEKSSTGNLKKKLTPMQYNVTQMNATEPAFQNEYWDNKKDGIYVDVVTGKPLFASVDKFDSGTGWPSFKKPIDKNEIIEKQDNSLFMKRTEVKAKESDSHLGHVFSDGPEPDGQRFCINSAALRFIPKEDLEKEGYGQYKNLFY